The following proteins are co-located in the Blastocatellia bacterium genome:
- a CDS encoding sigma-70 family RNA polymerase sigma factor, producing MGERERPGEAIIRELQQGRDREENFRVLFERYYHVVYRFFRRKGFSSEDARDLTQETFFSVYRGLDELREPAQFEPWLYRIAKNLAINEMERRQAKKRAAAEVPLQEVPELERAASPTMAAVGDPIAVVLEQEKLEKLREVMHQLPPQMKRCVYLRVVKEQSVQEIATIMGIS from the coding sequence GTGGGCGAGCGGGAACGACCGGGAGAGGCCATCATCCGCGAGTTGCAGCAGGGAAGAGATCGGGAAGAGAACTTCCGCGTTCTATTCGAGCGGTATTACCACGTGGTCTACCGCTTCTTCCGGAGGAAAGGATTTTCGTCGGAAGATGCTCGCGACCTCACCCAGGAGACGTTTTTTTCTGTCTATAGGGGATTGGACGAGCTTCGCGAACCGGCTCAGTTTGAGCCCTGGTTATATAGGATTGCGAAGAATTTGGCCATTAATGAGATGGAACGGCGGCAGGCGAAAAAGCGAGCGGCGGCTGAAGTGCCGCTGCAAGAGGTGCCGGAGTTAGAGCGCGCGGCCTCGCCCACGATGGCGGCCGTGGGCGATCCGATCGCCGTGGTGCTGGAGCAGGAGAAACTGGAGAAACTGCGCGAGGTCATGCACCAATTGCCGCCGCAGATGAAACGCTGCGTGTACCTGCGCGTGGTGAAGGAGCAGTCCGTTCAGGAAATCGCGACGATCATGGGGATTTC